Proteins encoded by one window of Procambarus clarkii isolate CNS0578487 chromosome 55, FALCON_Pclarkii_2.0, whole genome shotgun sequence:
- the LOC138352919 gene encoding uncharacterized protein, whose amino-acid sequence MLKNAPNKLGGNRYKVQTLSQMGGASCGDTVRRMMRRIGTYGVWSQYSLVGRKRKRVFKTLDICNVIIKACINTHTNATERDVETSIADMLKNAPNKHGGNRYKGGEARIHVHHIAESDMTNNENSGEPGAWHTAESSLMSI is encoded by the exons atgttgaagaacgccccaaacaaactcggtggaaacagatacaag gtccagacgctgtctcaaatgggcggtgcaagctgtggagacacagtgagacgaatgatgaggaggatagggacctatggggtctggtctcagtattcactcgttgggcgcaagaggaaacgtgtcttcaaaaccttggatatttgtaatgtaataataa aagcctgtatcaacacccacactaatgcaactgaaagagatgttgagacaagtattgctgatatgttgaagaacgccccaaacaaacacggtggaaacagatacaag ggtggtgaagcaagaatacatgtgcatcacatagcagagtcggatatgacgaataatgaaaacagcggagagcctggtgcatggcataccgctgaatcttctctaatgtctatatag